A single genomic interval of Spirosoma linguale DSM 74 harbors:
- a CDS encoding conserved hypothetical protein (KEGG: afr:AFE_1368 hypothetical protein), whose translation MRYLIDAQLPYMLAEVLKSKGYVVIYTDDLPEKDETSDTFIRQVSMRENRIVITKDSDFLDSYLLFGQPPRLLLVTTGNIKNRQLLDLFRNNIAMIDELFLVHAFIELTNNDYIVHE comes from the coding sequence ATGAGATACCTAATAGATGCTCAGTTGCCTTATATGCTGGCCGAAGTACTCAAGTCCAAAGGCTACGTTGTAATATATACAGACGATTTGCCGGAAAAGGATGAAACAAGCGATACGTTTATTCGGCAGGTATCAATGCGTGAGAACCGGATTGTGATTACCAAAGACTCGGATTTTCTCGATAGCTATCTTCTCTTTGGGCAGCCTCCACGATTGTTATTAGTGACTACAGGAAACATAAAAAACCGGCAGTTATTAGACCTGTTTCGCAATAATATAGCGATGATTGATGAACTGTTTCTTGTTCATGCATTCATTGAGTTAACCAATAACGATTACATCGTTCATGAATAA
- a CDS encoding protein of unknown function DUF433 (PFAM: protein of unknown function DUF433~KEGG: afr:AFE_1367 hypothetical protein) — protein sequence MDPSLLQRITLNPGICHGKPTIRNRRYPVELILDLLSSGMTHEEILGDYPALEEDDIRACLAFASRLAQVKSIHQVLA from the coding sequence ATGGACCCGTCATTGCTTCAGCGTATTACTTTAAATCCTGGCATTTGTCATGGCAAGCCAACAATCCGCAATCGACGTTACCCAGTCGAACTAATTCTGGATTTATTATCGTCTGGAATGACTCACGAGGAGATACTGGGCGATTATCCTGCGTTGGAAGAAGACGATATTCGGGCTTGTCTGGCTTTTGCCAGTAGACTGGCACAGGTGAAAAGTATTCACCAGGTGTTAGCATGA